ACCGGCCAGGCGGCCGTTGGCGTCGATGGCCAACATGCCGAGCGTGTCATGGTTGCTGCTGTCGCCGGGACGCCCGCGGCGCTCGACGTTGATCTCCGGCGTGTACTGGGCGGTCTTCAACCAGTCGCGCCACGCCTTTTCGGCCGCCGGCGTGAGCAGCTTCTGGCGCTCGAAGCCCTGCTCGACCGCGAACTGCTGCGCGCCCTGCCCGACCAGCATCACGTGCGGCGTGTTTTCCATCACTTTGCGGGCCACCGACACCGGATGCAGGATGTCGGTGAGCGCCGCCACCGAACCACAGCGGCCATCGCCGTCCATGATGCTGGCGTCGAGGCTGAGCACGCCGTCGCGATCAGGATTGCCGCAGCGGCCCACGGTGGGGTTGCACAACTCGCTCTCGGCCCAGCGCGCGCCGGCTTCAACCGCGTCCAGCGCGCTGCCGCCGCCGGCCAACACCTTCCACGCCGCCTGGTTGGCGCCCACGCCAAAATCCCAGGTGGACACCACCCGCGCGCCGCCGCCTGCCCGCGCACCGGCGCGCGGCAGGGCCAGCGCGCCTGCGGCCAGTGCACCGGCCTGGAGGAACTGCCTGCGATCGGTCATCCCACCCACTCCCTGCAAGATTGGTCATCGAGCCGCCCGCTGCCGGGCGGACGCGTCATGCCACGGCGCGTTCGTGGCGCGCGGCGTGCCATACCGCCGCACCCAGCATGCCCAGTTCGCCATGTTCCACCCGCCACACCGGCACCTGCGCCAGCACCCGGCCCATCACACCCTTGGCCAGGAACCGCGCCTGGAAGCCGCCCGCGTGCAGGAAGTGCGCGATGCGCGGCGGAATGCCGCCCACCAGGTACACCGACCGCGCACCGAAGGTGATGGCCAGGTCGCCGGCCAGGCTGCCCAGCCACGCGCTGAAGACCTCCAGCGTTTCCACCGCGACGGGGTCGTCGCCCAGATGCGCGGCGGCGATCAGCTGTTCGGGGGTGTCCCACTGCGGTGCCACGCCGCGAAGGCCGCACAGGCAGGGGTACAGGTTCATCAGGCCGCTTCCGGACAGGATGCGCTCTTGGTCCACGTGCGCCCAGCGCTGCTGCATCTGCCGCAGGATCTCCAGTTCCAGTGCGGTGCCGGCAGTAAGCGCGGCATGGCCGGCTTCGCTGGCCAGTACGGGTTGGTGCCCGCCTTGGAAACGCAGGGCCGCGCCGAGCCCGGTGCCCGGGCCGAGCACCAGCGCCGGCCAACGCGATGCGGTGTCAGGCGCGCCATTGAGCGGCACCAGGGTATCGGCCTGCACATGCGGGATCGCGTAGGCGACCGCTTCGAAATCGTTGATCAGCGCCAATGAGCGCAGGCCGGCCTGGGTGCGCGTGTCGGCCACCGACACCGGCCACGGCAGGTTGGTGTTGACCAGGTGGTCGCCTTCCAGCAGCCCGGCGATCGCCACCACGGCGCTGTCCAGCGGCTGCCCGGCGCTGGCGATGAAATCGGCCAGGATCGCGGCCAGGCTGGCAAACGCGGCACAGCTGTAACGGCGCAGGCCGACAAGCTGCGGCGGCTGACCGGCACGCAGTTCGGCCACGGCCAGGCGCGCGAACGTGCCACCGACGTCGGCCACGAGCAGCGTTTCAACAGACGATTCCCGACCGGGCGTCAGCAAAGACACGTCGGAAGGGGCCGGAGAATGCTCCGGAAACGGTACCGCAACGCTCACTCGCAGGCCTTGGCTGGGGTCGAATAACCCGGTGCGATTTTCGGCGATCGCACCGGGTTTGCAAAGCAGGTCGCGCCGTACAGCAGCGTATGCAGCCGCTGCGCCGTGCGCGGCAGGCGCCCCATCAGGGCTTGCCGACCTGCAGGCGGTAGCTGGTGCTGGCCGAGGCGGTGGGGCCATCGGCGTGCACTGCGCGCACTTCAACCTTGTGCTCGCCCGCCGTCAGGTTGGTGGGCAGCGCGCCGCGCCACAGGTGCGGCGACGGCGTGGCTTCGGGAGAGCGATCGAAACCGCGCAGGCGCTCGGCCTGGTCGTCGGCCACGTTCTCCACCAACAGGCGCGGGTCGGGCTGTTCCACCCGCTTCATGGTCTGCCAGGCACCACTGTCCACGCGGTATTCCACCAGCGTATCGGCCTGGCCCATGAACACGTTGGCGTACACGCCCCATGCCGGGTAGGCGTCCTTGCGCAGCACCTTGGGCGCGTGCAGGGCAATCTGGTAGTCATCCGGCGCGCGGGCCACGTAATAGCGCAGGCCGTAGTCGCCGCCGGGCTTGACCGACAACACCGCATAGCCGTTCGGCGTGCCATCGCTCATGGTGGCATCGGGGATCCCGTTGCTGTCCTTCACGCCCGACCAGAACGCGCCACAGGCGGCGCCCACGTTGTACTCATGCAACGGCTTGCTGCCCTGCCAGCCCTCGGCGGCGCCATGGTAGTAGTGCTGCTGGGTGTGGCTGTGGCCGCTGAGCACCAGCACGTTGGGAAACTCCTTGAGCAACGCGAACAGGCGCGTGCGGTCGGCGTGGCGGAAGGTTTCGCGGCCGGGCGCGGCATCGAACAGCGGAATGTGCATGCCCAGCACCACCAGGCGATCGCGCGGCAGGCCCTTCAGGTAGTTGCCGAGGAAGGTGAACTGGTCCGGGCGCAGCCCGCCCACGTAGCTCGGCTTGGCGGCAGGGTCGTAGACCACGTCGTCGAGGAACACGAAACTGGCCCCGCCCTCTTCCACCGCGTAGGTATCGGGCCCGTACACCGCGCGCCAGCTGTCCAGCGAGTGGCGGTCATCGCCGGCGTCGAAATCCAGGTCATGGTTGCCCGGCACGTGGAACCACGGCACCTGCAGCAGCGCGGTGGCCTTGTTGATGGTCGGGTACAGGTCCAGGTCGTCGTTGACGATATCGCCGAGCGTGGTGCCCAGCCGTGCCGGATGCTTGCCGATGATGGGGTCGACGATGGCGCGCTGGTAATAGTCGATGTCCTGCCGGCTGGCGGTCTGCGAATCGGTGAAGACCAGCATCTCAAACCCGGCGCGGGCGGCGTCGCTGCCCTTGGCCGGTTCCAGCGCGAAGTCCCAGTTGCGCACGTTGCTGCCGGTGGCGCGGATACCGTCGTACTTCAGCCGCGGCGAGCCCTGCGGCGCGTAGTGGCGCCAGTACGACGGCAGCCCGTTGCTGGCGGCCGGGAAGCGGTACTCATCGGGCTTGATCACAAACACCGTCTGCCCGTCGCGCACCGGCAGGCTGTAGCTGCCGTCGGCGGCAGTGCGCACGATCACCTCGCCGTTGGACACCTGCACCCCGGCCATGCCCGGGTCGGTGGGCCCGCGCCCGGGCTTGCCGTCGCGTTCCTGATAGACCTTGCCGGTCACGGTCACCTCGGCGGCCAGGGCGGGTGCGGTAGTCAACAGCAGGCAAGCCAGCCAGGCAGCAGTGCGGGTCATCGGGACGGTCCGTTCGGGGTGGGTGATTGTAAAGCGGCACATCATCGCTTGTGCCGCGTTTCACCGACGTTAAACGCGATTCATGCGCTCACCCTGCGTGGCGCGCCGCCAACACGGCCACCGCGTCGGCCAGCGACAAACCGCGCGCGCGCAGCAGCACGATCAGGTGGAACAGCAGGTCGGCTGACTCGCCCAGCAGCGCCGCATCGTCCTGGGCCACCCCGGCCAGCGCGGTTTCCACCCCCTCCTCGCCCACCTTCTGCGCGATGCGGCGGATCTCGCCGTCGAACAGCGTGGTGGTGTAACTGCCCGGGGGGCGCTGCTGCTCGCGCTGGCGCACGAACGCATCCAGGCGGCCCAGGAAGTTGCCCGGGGCCCGCTCGAAGCAGCTGTCGCTGCCGGTGTGGCAGGTCGGGCCCGCCGGGCGCGCACTCACCAACAACGTGTCGTTGTCGCAGTCCACGCGCACCGCCACCACCGCCAGCACGTTGCCCGACGACTCGCCCTTGGTCCACAGGCGCTGCTTGCTGCGGCTGTAGAAGGTCATGTGGCCGGTGGCCAGGGTCATTTCCAGCGATTCGGCGTTGGCATAGCCGAGCATCAGCACGGCCAGGCTGTCGGCATCCTGCACCACCACCGGCAGCAGGCCGTCGCCCTTGCTCCACGCCAGTCCGTCCAGCGCCTCGCGCGACGGCAGTACCTCAATAGACATCTCGAACCTCGATCTGCTGCTCGCGCAGGAACTGCTTGAGCGCGGGAATGGCGATGGCGCCACTGTGGAAAACGCTGGCGGCCAACGCACCATCGACATCGGCCTGGTCGAACACGTCGGCAAAGTGCTGCATCTCACCGGCTCCGCCGGAGGCGATCAGCGGCACCTGGCACAGCGCGCGTGCCTGGCGCAGCTGGGCCACGTCGTAGCCGCGGCGCACACCGTCGCTGTCCATGCAGTTCAGCACGATCTCGCCGGCACCGCGGCGCTGCGCCTCGACCAGCCAGTCCAGCGTGCGCACCGGCACGGCCTGGGTCTTGTCCGGGTCGCCGCTGAAGCGCCGTACCCGCCATTCCCCGTCGGCCTCGCGCACCGAATCGATGCCGACCACCACGCACTGCACGCCGAACGCATCGGCCAGTTCCTCGATCAGCGCCGGGCGCCCCAGTGCCGGGGAATTGACCGAAATCTTGTCGGCACCGGCATACAGCACCCGGCGCGCGGTCTCCACGTCGGAGATTCCGCCGGCCACGCAGAACGGAATGTCGATCAGGCGCGCGATGCGCTCGATCCAGCCCACGTCCACCGCACGGCCTTCGGGGCTGGCACCGATGTCGTAGAACACCAGCTCGTCGGCGCCCTGGTCGCGGTAGCGCAGCGCCAGCTCGGCGATGTCGCCCATGTCGACGTGGTCGCGGAAACGCACGCCCTTGACCACGCGGCCATCGCGCACGTCCAGGCAGGGAATCAGCCGGCGGCTCAGCATGCCAGCGCCTCCGGCAGGGTCATGCGGCCTTCCAGCAGCGCCTTGCCCAGGATCGCGCCGCCGCAGCCCACCGCCTTGGCCTCGGCCACGTCGGCCGCGCTGCGCACGCCACCGGACGCCTGCACCGCCACGCCCGGCAACAGGGTGGCCAGGTGCTGGTACAGGCCGATGTTGGGGCCGGACAGCATGCCGTCGCGGGCGATGTCGGTGCACAGCAGGTGGGTCATGCCGGCCTGCGCGTACCGCGTTGCCAGCACATCCAGGGTGTCTTCGGCGGTTTCGGTCCAGCCGTGCACCGGCAGCAGCCAGCGGCCGTCGTCGGCCTGGCGGGCATCCAGCGCGATGGTCAGCCGCTCCGGGCCGAACTCGCCCAGCCAGCCGATCACCGTCTCCGGCG
This is a stretch of genomic DNA from Stenotrophomonas rhizophila. It encodes these proteins:
- a CDS encoding N(4)-(beta-N-acetylglucosaminyl)-L-asparaginase, which translates into the protein MTDRRQFLQAGALAAGALALPRAGARAGGGARVVSTWDFGVGANQAAWKVLAGGGSALDAVEAGARWAESELCNPTVGRCGNPDRDGVLSLDASIMDGDGRCGSVAALTDILHPVSVARKVMENTPHVMLVGQGAQQFAVEQGFERQKLLTPAAEKAWRDWLKTAQYTPEINVERRGRPGDSSNHDTLGMLAIDANGRLAGACTTSGMAWKLHGRVGDSPIIGAGLYVDNEVGGATASGVGEEMMRNAASFLVVELMRQGRSPAEACREAIARLVRKRPEASKTLQVCFLALDKQGQVGAYALHRGFVYAVCDKDRQDDLRDSASVYTSEQT
- a CDS encoding glucokinase, with the translated sequence MSLLTPGRESSVETLLVADVGGTFARLAVAELRAGQPPQLVGLRRYSCAAFASLAAILADFIASAGQPLDSAVVAIAGLLEGDHLVNTNLPWPVSVADTRTQAGLRSLALINDFEAVAYAIPHVQADTLVPLNGAPDTASRWPALVLGPGTGLGAALRFQGGHQPVLASEAGHAALTAGTALELEILRQMQQRWAHVDQERILSGSGLMNLYPCLCGLRGVAPQWDTPEQLIAAAHLGDDPVAVETLEVFSAWLGSLAGDLAITFGARSVYLVGGIPPRIAHFLHAGGFQARFLAKGVMGRVLAQVPVWRVEHGELGMLGAAVWHAARHERAVA
- the hisA gene encoding 1-(5-phosphoribosyl)-5-[(5-phosphoribosylamino)methylideneamino]imidazole-4-carboxamide isomerase produces the protein MSFTVYPALDIREGRVVRLLQGDYAQQTTYGDDPLPRAQAFADAGASWMHLVDLDAARAGGYTLAPLLSAIARQTGLKVQTGGGVRSRDDVARILDAGATRVVVGSVSVRAPETVIGWLGEFGPERLTIALDARQADDGRWLLPVHGWTETAEDTLDVLATRYAQAGMTHLLCTDIARDGMLSGPNIGLYQHLATLLPGVAVQASGGVRSAADVAEAKAVGCGGAILGKALLEGRMTLPEALAC
- the hisF gene encoding imidazole glycerol phosphate synthase subunit HisF, with the translated sequence MLSRRLIPCLDVRDGRVVKGVRFRDHVDMGDIAELALRYRDQGADELVFYDIGASPEGRAVDVGWIERIARLIDIPFCVAGGISDVETARRVLYAGADKISVNSPALGRPALIEELADAFGVQCVVVGIDSVREADGEWRVRRFSGDPDKTQAVPVRTLDWLVEAQRRGAGEIVLNCMDSDGVRRGYDVAQLRQARALCQVPLIASGGAGEMQHFADVFDQADVDGALAASVFHSGAIAIPALKQFLREQQIEVRDVY
- a CDS encoding calcineurin-like phosphoesterase C-terminal domain-containing protein; the encoded protein is MTRTAAWLACLLLTTAPALAAEVTVTGKVYQERDGKPGRGPTDPGMAGVQVSNGEVIVRTAADGSYSLPVRDGQTVFVIKPDEYRFPAASNGLPSYWRHYAPQGSPRLKYDGIRATGSNVRNWDFALEPAKGSDAARAGFEMLVFTDSQTASRQDIDYYQRAIVDPIIGKHPARLGTTLGDIVNDDLDLYPTINKATALLQVPWFHVPGNHDLDFDAGDDRHSLDSWRAVYGPDTYAVEEGGASFVFLDDVVYDPAAKPSYVGGLRPDQFTFLGNYLKGLPRDRLVVLGMHIPLFDAAPGRETFRHADRTRLFALLKEFPNVLVLSGHSHTQQHYYHGAAEGWQGSKPLHEYNVGAACGAFWSGVKDSNGIPDATMSDGTPNGYAVLSVKPGGDYGLRYYVARAPDDYQIALHAPKVLRKDAYPAWGVYANVFMGQADTLVEYRVDSGAWQTMKRVEQPDPRLLVENVADDQAERLRGFDRSPEATPSPHLWRGALPTNLTAGEHKVEVRAVHADGPTASASTSYRLQVGKP
- the hisIE gene encoding bifunctional phosphoribosyl-AMP cyclohydrolase/phosphoribosyl-ATP diphosphatase HisIE — encoded protein: MSIEVLPSREALDGLAWSKGDGLLPVVVQDADSLAVLMLGYANAESLEMTLATGHMTFYSRSKQRLWTKGESSGNVLAVVAVRVDCDNDTLLVSARPAGPTCHTGSDSCFERAPGNFLGRLDAFVRQREQQRPPGSYTTTLFDGEIRRIAQKVGEEGVETALAGVAQDDAALLGESADLLFHLIVLLRARGLSLADAVAVLAARHAG